One window of the Leishmania mexicana MHOM/GT/2001/U1103 complete genome, chromosome 11 genome contains the following:
- a CDS encoding putative aminopeptidase, with amino-acid sequence MAVIKGEELREKGYGGIYAVGKCAQYPPHLVTLRYRNPNATVGAKNVAMTGKGIVYDCGGLALKPAAHMTNMKTDMGGSAGVFCAFIAVVRSMKMQKDHFSHIANISVTLCLAENAIGPNSYRNDDVVVMKSGKSVEVMNTDAEGRIVLGDGVFYATGEQCFIPDVVIDMATLTGAQGVATGSRHAGIYVSDAEVEKNMVTAGLQSGDLCYPVLYCPEYHEEVYKSPCADMRNIANSPSSAGSSCGGYFVEQQLSERFKGPFVHVDMAYPKRK; translated from the coding sequence ATGGCTGTGATCAAGGgtgaggagctgcgcgagaagGGCTACGGCGGTATCTACGCTGTGGGCAAGTGTGCGCAGTACCCGCCGCACCTGGTGACGCTGCGCTACAGGAACCCGAACGCCACTGTGGGCGCCAAGAATGTTGCGATGACTGGCAAGGGTATCGTGTACGACTGCGGCGGCCTTGCGCTGAAGCCGGCCGCGCACATGACGAACATGAAGACGGACATGGGCGGCTCCGCCGGCGTGTTCTGCGCCTTCatcgcggtggtgcgcagcatGAAGATGCAGAAGGATCACTTCAGCCACATCGCCAACATCAGCGTGACGCTGTGCTTGGCGGAGAACGCGATCGGCCCCAACTCGTACCGAAACGACGACGTCGTGGTGATGAAGTCGGGCAAGTCGGTGGAGGTGATGAACACGGATGCCGAGGGCCGCATCGTGCTTGGCGACGGCGTGTTCTACGCGACGGGGGAGCAGTGCTTCATCCCGGATGTGGTGATCGACATGGCGACGCTGACGGGTGCGCAGGGTGTGGCGACGGGGTCGAGGCACGCCGGCATTTACGTCAGCGATGCCGAGGTAGAGAAGAACATGGTCACTGCGGGCCTGCAGTCCGGCGACCTGTGCTACCCAGTGCTGTACTGCCCCGAGTACCACGAGGAGGTGTACAAAAGCCCCTGCGCCGATATGCGCAACATTGCGAACTCGCCATCCAGCGCCGGCTCGAGCTGCGGCGGGTACTTTGTCGAGCAGCAACTGAGCGAGCGCTTCAAGGGCCCCTTCGTCCACGTTGATATGGCCTACCCCAAACGCAAATGA
- a CDS encoding metallo-peptidase, Clan MF, Family M17: protein MKRPRSSSAVEESAVSAYVQTCTNFKSSVTFTDISKVSCVAPRVLLVGALEQLQDNSVKSVPFYCSAVAEVLQRVKAGATVKTLAEVSGRNGFIEVTVTALPATRSRTNCPYRADSISEAVTAACGSVEEGEVLDVYVRVPAGAETAVANAVARAAPHSYTAKAKQATKAYMKQEITLNVVMSSRAAFTQEKVRGKSVCVAELEAICTSVQLCQRLVDTPPCMLDTVVYAEIASAYAAELGVDMAVIKGEELREKGYGGIYAVGKCAQYPPHLVTLRYRNPNATVGAKNVAMTGKGIVYDCGGLALKPAAHMTNMKTDMGGSAGVFCAFIAVVRSMKMQKDHFSHIANISVTLCLAENAIGPNSYRNDDVVVMKSGKSVEVMNTDAEGRIVLGDGVFYATGEQCFIPDVVIDMATLTGAQGVATGSRHAGIYVSDAEVEKNMVTAGLQSGDLCYPVLYCPEYHEEVYKSPCADMRNIANSPSSAGSSCGGYFVEQQLSERFKGPFVHVDMAYPSSNPAGATGYGVALVFEFLRHY, encoded by the coding sequence ATGAAGCGTCCGCGTTCCAGctcggcggtggaggagtcggcggtgtcggcgtACGTGCAGACGTGCACGAACTTCAAGTCGAGTGTGACGTTCACAGATATCTCGAAGGTATCATGTGTTGCGCCGCGCGTGCTTCTGGTTggcgcgctggagcagctgcaagACAACTCTGTGAAGTCCGTGCCGTTTTACTGCTCGGCGGttgcggaggtgctgcagcgggtgAAGGCTGGTGCGACGGTGAAGACGCTTGCGGAGGTTTCAGGGCGCAATGGCTTCATAGAAGTGACGGTGACCGCGCTGCCGGCAACCAGGTCGCGCACGAACTGCCCTTACCGCGCGGACAGCATATCGGAGGCCGTCACTGCTGCGTGCGGGAGCGTCGAAGAAGGCGAGGTGCTTgacgtgtacgtgcgcgtgcctgctgGCGCGGAGACGGCGGTCGCGAACGCTgttgcgcgcgctgcgccgcactcGTACACCGCGAAGGCTAAGCAGGCGACGAAGGCGTACATGAAACAGGAAATCACGCTGAACGTCGTGATGTCATCACGCGCTGCGTTCACGCAGGAGAAAGTGCGCGGAAAgtccgtgtgcgtggcggagctggaggcgatCTGCACGTCTGTGCAGCTGTGCCAGCGCCTGGTGGACACGCCGCCGTGCATGCTGGACACTGTCGTGTACGCTGAGATCGCTTCTGCTTACGCCGCTGAGCTCGGCGTGGACATGGCTGTGATCAAGGgtgaggagctgcgcgagaagGGCTACGGCGGTATCTACGCTGTGGGCAAGTGTGCGCAGTACCCGCCGCACCTGGTGACGCTGCGCTACAGGAACCCGAACGCCACTGTGGGCGCCAAGAATGTTGCGATGACTGGCAAGGGTATCGTGTACGACTGCGGCGGCCTTGCGCTGAAGCCGGCCGCGCACATGACGAACATGAAGACGGACATGGGCGGCTCCGCCGGCGTGTTCTGCGCCTTCatcgcggtggtgcgcagcatGAAGATGCAGAAGGATCACTTCAGCCACATCGCCAACATCAGCGTGACGCTGTGCTTGGCGGAGAACGCGATCGGCCCCAACTCGTACCGAAACGACGACGTCGTGGTGATGAAGTCGGGCAAGTCGGTGGAGGTGATGAACACGGATGCCGAGGGCCGCATCGTGCTTGGCGACGGCGTGTTCTACGCGACGGGGGAGCAGTGCTTCATCCCGGATGTGGTGATCGACATGGCGACGCTGACGGGTGCGCAGGGTGTGGCGACGGGGTCGAGGCACGCCGGCATTTACGTCAGCGATGCCGAGGTAGAGAAGAACATGGTCACTGCGGGCCTGCAGTCCGGCGACCTGTGCTACCCAGTGCTGTACTGCCCCGAGTACCACGAGGAGGTGTACAAAAGCCCCTGCGCCGATATGCGCAACATTGCGAACTCGCCATCCAGCGCCGGCTCGAGCTGCGGCGGGTACTTTGTCGAGCAGCAACTGAGCGAGCGCTTCAAGGGCCCCTTCGTCCACGTTGATATGGCCTACCCCAGCTCGAACCCGgccggcgccaccggctACGGTGTTGCTCTCGTGTTCGAGTTTCTGCGCCACTACTAG